From the genome of Salmo salar chromosome ssa29, Ssal_v3.1, whole genome shotgun sequence:
AAAGATAGTATTTTTCTTCTCTCCCACACACCAGGAGACAGCcaaggcatgcacacacacacacacacacacacacacacacacacacacacacacacacacacacacgcgcgcgcgcacacatgCATCATGGCTGCTCgcgctcacacatgcacacacccacataGACATAtataaacatgcacacacacattttcaaacTCGTGAGGTTTCAGTGCAGTCTCATGAGACCACGGGGGAAAACCGTATCAGGTCATCAGTGGTAAAATAGACGATGCCAATATTATAGCACCAGATCCTGTCCCAGCGCCAGACACCACCCCCAGCCAGTATACTCTGGATGCCCTGCTAGTACCGAGATGGGGCACGATGGGGTTGTAGAAGCATCTCTCATATTTCTGTCAGCCCTCTTTGACCTGAGAGAGGAAAGGCTCCAGTCTGACATGCTGTATCTAACTGTATTTACATGGCATGATGGGAACGGCTCGAGGACAGGTGAAGAAAAGAAGGAGCCGGCAGGTTAAGCCCTGCCGATACTGATAAGGACGCCTGCAGTCTCTGACTGTTGTTTTGATTCCTGACCACTATGGACACGGCTTGGTTCTCGACATGCTTATTAGAACATTCAAATAGCGTTAGGTGTGTGGGTGGACTGATATTCTGGCTGCAGCTGATTCAATCAACGGCAGCTCTCTCACCTCACCTCGTTCTCTCCTGTCTCATGTAGGCTGCGTGGTGATTGGCGACTTTCTACAGGATTGTAGGTGATAGACAAGGGATCAGCCATGGTTTTATAACAACATTTCTGTGAGCAGTGGTCATATCTGTGGCAGATGAAAAGAAGAAGTGATTTTTCTGAAGTTTTAAATACTTCCTATATATTGCTTTTTCAGGCTGCTGGACTTCTTTTATTCCTAATTTTAAGCACTGATGAATTACTTTACAAAGTATACACAATTACACACTCATTCATCCACCACCAGTGCTTGACTTTGACTGAAAAAGGTACTAGTGCTCATTTTGGATACCGGTATTGTTTATGtgtaggtgcaggagctccacaatactctTGAGCtagtattctataagaggaacaggagctcaagaagtagaacatttgagaagccagtactcagctccggtgagctcctgccaatgtgtggaggagagtagtgtgtgtAGGGTTTAGGACCAAGGTCACCTGCAACATACTTTAGTGATATATTAGTGagtcatcccccccccccaatggtACTTGTGCCAGTAAGTGATGTATTGTACAACCAGGAATGACAGTTTGGACCTAAACCTAATTTAATGACATGTTTTGACAGTTTCAAATGAAAAcgacagggctataacacaggtagcctagtggttggagcgttgtgccagtaactgaaaggttgctgggttgaatccccgagctgacaaggtaaaaaaatctgttgtcatgcccctgaacaagacagttaacccactgttccccgtaggccgtcattgtaaataagacgttgttcttaactgacttgcctagttaaataaaggttacatttaaaaaaagaactTCTGCTAGGGTGAGAGAAACCGATTTGTAGACCTCAACTGCCTAGGCTTGGAGACCTACCCTAGCTTTGTTGTCAGAGACAACCATGTCATGTTCGGCCTTGAAGAATACGGCCCAATAATCACCACTGAGTATGGCCCTTGTGTCCCCTAACTGTGGTCCCAAGTCCTGCACTTCACAGACAACAAAGGGAGATAGATGGGTGTTTATTTAATCTATCTCGACTGTTTGCAAATGTGGTGTAATCACCAGCATCTCCTGTAAGAATTTCTAACCCCTAATTAACGCTTCTTTGTATCAACATAATCTACATCCAGCCTCAGTCAATGGCTGTGAACCCTGGCCGACTGTCTAAAATGATGCGAAAATCTGCGCTTTAGAAATATCATTATTTCCTGCGTAAACCTGAACTTCCAGTTACCAAACCCTGCATCTCAATACACAGATGAAAGAGAGTGCGTGTGTATTAGACCTATGTCTGAATAGTATCGACTTTTGGAGAGTTTAAACTTACAGGTGGTATAAAGTGATATAAGTTATATAAACATGACAAAAAAACGTTTAAAAAATATTTGAAAGGGATGGCATGAGATGAGCAATTGAGAACACGTCTCGCAGAACAGCAGCACATGGATTTAATTCAAATGTTTCTGTAATAAATGACTTTGTAGACTATTCATTATTTAATATTTGCTCAATTTGGCATTATTTTTCCCCTATAGCCCTATAGGTTGATGTATCCTAATTTATTTTGTGGAGTTTATGTCACGAATGCAATACGTTCTATTCGATTCATAACTGCAAAACGCACAGTAACACAAAGCCTACGCCCACAGTCTTGTATCACATGAAAAAACAAACAACGAATATACAtttaaatgaaaatgaaatgtttaaTCCATTCTCTAACAGTGGGCACCTCACATTACACATAGAGGACAATGTGTGGTATCCCGCTCCCAACAAGACTGGAAGGCAGCTTACTTCAAACTTGTTACACCTCAGGGGTACTGGGCACTCCCACCCTATTGTGATTGGTTGCCTATGCGCTTATAGTATCCCCAACCTCACAGTAAGATAGTCAGTTCTAGTTTAGTCAGCTCTAAGCGATTATCTAACAGTGACGGATATTTTCCACTCAGTTTTGTATCGTTACTCTTACTTGCGTTATTAAAACTTTCATTTTATATACCTACACAGCAAGTGACACTTATTTTCTCATTTTCTTTACGCGAGTTGCTGCCCGGTTGGTGTCGACAGCCCGAAGGTGGACAGCGATGAGTAGTCCCGATGCGGGTTACGCCAGTGACGATCAGAACCAGGCTAGGTGCGCGATCTCAATCATGATGCCTGGAATGGGACACTGTCAGTGGGCAGACCCCCTGAGCCCTCTCGGGGACACCAAAGAGAAGAGCGAGTCCAGCTCCGGGAACCAGAACCGTGGGAAGAATGAGCCGCGGATCCGGAGACCCATGAATGCGTTCATGGTGTGGGCGAAGGATGAGCGCAAGCGGCTGGCACAACAAAATCCAGACCTGCACAATGCGGAGTTGAGCAAAATGTTGGGTAAGGAAATTAAATAGCAATTGATTGATTAGGCCTGTTACTGACGTGATATGTATAAAGACCAATGGGAATTTCTTGCTTAGCAAGTATTTCAATAATATTTCGTAAGTGATCAAATGCTAGGGAATTTGTATAATTTTAAGCAGTGTGTTACCACGTGGAAGCATACTGCATTTATTCGAGCAGcaatattataaatattattttaTCCCTATACTTCGATGATTTTGGTTTGTAGTAGGCTATTTGCATAGGGCCAAATTATCTTGAAAAAGCATAATTCTCTTGAAAAATCACATGATGCTAACGCCCTGCCCTTATTCTGGCCATTGAAATATAGTCTATGTAACTCAAATGAATCAAACACTAATGTTATTTCGAAATGaaagttctgctgttactaaaTTGACGATGAGCTATTTTGGAGCGCGTCACCAGACTGCATGCCTGATGCCGCTATAACTGACGTGGACTTTGTTGTTGATCTGTAGGGAAGTCGTGGAAAGCCCTTCCTGTATCGGAGAAGCGGCCGTTTGTAGAGGAGGCTGAGAGGCTTCGGGTGCAGCACATGCAGGACCACCCCAACTACAAGTACCGACCCCGGAGGAGGAAGCAGGCGAAGAGGATTAAACGCCTGGACTCCGGGTTCCTGGTCCACAGCATGTCCGACCAGCAGAGCACCTCCCTGGGTGGGGACGGTAGGGTGTGTATGGAGAGCATGGGTTACCACCATGAGCATGGTTACCAAGTGTCTCCTCAATCCCTCAGCCACTACCGCGAAGCCCAGGCCCTCGGAGGGGCTTCCTACGAATCCTACTGCCTGCCCACCCCCGACACATCCCCGCTGGACGCCGTGGAGACAGACTCCATGTTCTTCCACAGCCACTCTCAGGAGGAGTGCCACATGATGCCCGTGTATGCCTACCACTCCCAGGGGGCAGAGTACCCACCTCAGGACCCTCACTCCAACCACCACGCCAACCCCATGCTCCACAGACACCACTCCTCCCCCACAGAGCAGCAGCAAGCCTCCCAGGCTGGCCCCACCTTCAACCAACTGGCCATGTACTACAGCCAGCACTGCAGCCCCAGCCACCCCAAGCGACACCCAGGCCATGGGGCAGGACAGCTCTCCCCTCCCCCAGactcccaaccccacccagcagACCAGGTGGAGCAGATGCACCCCTCAGAGCTGATAGGGGAGGTGGACCGCAGTGAGTTTGAGCAGTACCTGAGCTCCTCCAGACCCGGAGACATGACAGGCCTGTCTTATGGGGTGCATGAGGCCAACATGCAGGGACCTGAGAGCCTGATATCCTCTGTGCTCTCTGACGCCAGCACAGTGTACTACTGTAACTACAACAACTCCTAACCTCCTGGTCCGCCCTGTCTGTCAATCACGTCTCTACTACTGCAGCTattacagtacataacctgacctcaaatgtctctctctgtttcctctctctatttctatcttctctctctctctgtctctttctgtcgctctctctctctctctctccctccctccctgtctagctctgtctttctctttcattCTGTTACCATTAAAGGCAAGTGGGAACAGTGGGAACTCTTTAATTTGAGGTTTTAAATGCAGTATGTTATTTTCTTATTGTGTGAAGGACGTTCAATTTGTGTCACTTTATGAGCTGAGAAGCTATAGGACATTTGAATTGGGATGATGATAGTTCACACACTGTGCAAAGGGGAAAGCTCCTGAGCaggaatataaatacattttgtggTAATAAATGTACAGTTACTATTTGAAGGTTTTATGTATAGCTGTTTTATACTTTTGCACTTTTAAAAAATAAAGTTTTGAACCAAAATAGATGTTCCCTTCTCTGTTTTTTGGTTTTTAATTACATTACTTTGTCTTTTCATTGTTGAAATACTGTACCACATAGATTCTTACAGTATATTCAAGCACCTAGGTAGCTATATTTAGTTATTAGTGCAATATTTTCATTGTTTATATATCGCAACATTTACTTCGTCTGTAGAGGTTATGGACCATGTGTTTAAAGTTAGTAATAATCAAATTTGTTGAAACAGTTTTTTAGCCATAAGATAGGTAACTTATTTG
Proteins encoded in this window:
- the LOC106590153 gene encoding transcription factor Sox-17-alpha-A; the encoded protein is MSSPDAGYASDDQNQARCAISIMMPGMGHCQWADPLSPLGDTKEKSESSSGNQNRGKNEPRIRRPMNAFMVWAKDERKRLAQQNPDLHNAELSKMLGKSWKALPVSEKRPFVEEAERLRVQHMQDHPNYKYRPRRRKQAKRIKRLDSGFLVHSMSDQQSTSLGGDGRVCMESMGYHHEHGYQVSPQSLSHYREAQALGGASYESYCLPTPDTSPLDAVETDSMFFHSHSQEECHMMPVYAYHSQGAEYPPQDPHSNHHANPMLHRHHSSPTEQQQASQAGPTFNQLAMYYSQHCSPSHPKRHPGHGAGQLSPPPDSQPHPADQVEQMHPSELIGEVDRSEFEQYLSSSRPGDMTGLSYGVHEANMQGPESLISSVLSDASTVYYCNYNNS